In the genome of Ancylomarina subtilis, one region contains:
- a CDS encoding YitT family protein: MAFITKEKFLSNEWLSAYAYLIVGSIIFAVSDILFVVPYKLAPGGVYGIATVLNTLFSWKISYCTFAMEIPLVIIGTIILGPRFGIKTIVSIATILITVWFMETYVSVGYPKVILDPMLNSIVAGVFYGISIGLIFKSRATSGGSDIVAMILAKFTKMSLGKLVMIVDGIIVLFTLVQPTETGAIGWEFAIYSLIIIYIEGKIIDMVVSGASYHKTVMIVSDHFESIADKIKNDLKRGATIFQGTGAYSGEERKMVYSVMSRRELEILKLHIKEVDPEAFVNVTEANEIIGKGFQSLNDEDAGH; the protein is encoded by the coding sequence ATGGCTTTTATTACTAAAGAAAAATTTTTGTCAAACGAATGGCTTTCTGCCTACGCTTACCTTATTGTAGGTAGTATCATTTTTGCTGTTTCTGACATTTTGTTTGTAGTTCCCTACAAACTGGCACCTGGAGGTGTTTATGGTATTGCTACGGTTTTAAACACTTTGTTTAGCTGGAAAATTAGTTATTGTACTTTTGCCATGGAGATTCCGTTGGTTATAATTGGTACAATTATTTTGGGTCCACGATTCGGAATTAAGACAATTGTAAGTATCGCTACGATTCTGATTACAGTGTGGTTCATGGAAACTTACGTTTCAGTTGGTTATCCTAAGGTCATTCTTGATCCAATGTTGAACAGTATTGTAGCTGGTGTATTTTATGGTATCTCAATTGGTTTGATCTTTAAGTCGCGTGCGACTTCAGGGGGGTCTGATATTGTCGCCATGATTTTAGCTAAGTTTACTAAAATGTCATTGGGGAAACTGGTTATGATTGTTGATGGTATTATTGTTTTGTTTACACTTGTTCAGCCAACAGAAACAGGTGCAATTGGATGGGAATTTGCCATTTATTCACTAATTATTATTTATATCGAAGGTAAAATTATCGATATGGTTGTAAGTGGAGCTAGTTACCACAAAACTGTGATGATTGTTTCTGATCACTTTGAATCAATAGCTGACAAAATTAAGAATGATCTTAAGCGTGGTGCTACGATTTTTCAAGGAACAGGAGCTTACTCAGGTGAGGAAAGAAAAATGGTTTATTCTGTAATGAGCCGTCGTGAGCTTGAGATTCTGAAACTACACATCAAGGAAGTAGATCCAGAAGCGTTTGTTAATGTGACTGAGGCTAATGAAATTATTGGAAAAGGATTCCAATCGTTGAATGATGAAGATGCGGGACATTAG
- the rpmG gene encoding 50S ribosomal protein L33, whose amino-acid sequence MAKKGNRVQVILECTEHKDSGMPGTSRYITTKNKKNTPDRMELKKYNRILKKVTLHREIK is encoded by the coding sequence ATGGCTAAAAAAGGTAATAGAGTACAAGTGATTCTTGAGTGTACTGAGCATAAAGATAGTGGAATGCCTGGAACTTCAAGATACATTACTACTAAGAACAAAAAGAATACTCCTGATCGTATGGAGTTGAAGAAGTATAATAGAATTTTGAAAAAAGTTACTCTTCACAGAGAAATTAAATAA
- the ftsY gene encoding signal recognition particle-docking protein FtsY: MGLFGIFSKSKKENLDKGLAKTKESVFKKLSRAVVGKSKVDEEVLDELEEILISSDVGVDTTVRIIERIEKRVDEDKFLGTSELNRILKEEISALLQENNKGEYDAWELPKSDNPYVIMVVGVNGVGKTTTIGKLAHQFKQSGRKVMLGAADTFRAAAVDQLHIWADRVQVPIVDQGMGADPASVAFETLTKAKNDGVDVVIIDTAGRLHNKINLMNELSKIKRVMDRVIPGAPHEILLVLDGSTGQNAFEQAKQFTLATDVNALAITKLDGTAKGGVVIGVSDQFKIPVKYIGIGEAMTDLQVFNRDEFVDSLFS; the protein is encoded by the coding sequence ATGGGATTATTTGGCATTTTTTCAAAATCGAAAAAAGAAAACCTAGATAAAGGACTTGCAAAAACGAAGGAAAGCGTATTTAAAAAGCTTTCCAGAGCAGTTGTTGGTAAATCGAAAGTTGATGAAGAAGTATTGGATGAATTGGAAGAAATTCTGATTTCATCAGATGTAGGGGTTGATACAACTGTTCGAATTATTGAAAGGATAGAAAAACGTGTTGACGAAGATAAGTTTTTAGGTACATCTGAGTTAAATCGCATTCTTAAAGAAGAGATTTCTGCGCTTTTACAAGAGAACAATAAAGGAGAATATGATGCCTGGGAATTACCAAAATCTGATAATCCATATGTAATTATGGTTGTTGGTGTGAATGGCGTAGGTAAAACAACGACTATTGGTAAGCTGGCTCATCAATTTAAACAATCAGGACGTAAGGTGATGTTAGGTGCAGCGGATACTTTTCGTGCGGCTGCCGTAGATCAATTACATATTTGGGCCGATCGAGTTCAGGTCCCTATCGTCGATCAGGGGATGGGAGCAGATCCTGCTTCGGTGGCATTCGAAACACTTACAAAAGCTAAAAATGATGGCGTTGATGTGGTGATTATCGATACAGCCGGACGTTTGCACAATAAAATTAACTTGATGAATGAGTTGAGTAAGATTAAACGTGTGATGGATCGTGTCATTCCTGGTGCTCCGCATGAGATTCTTTTGGTATTGGATGGTTCTACTGGTCAGAATGCATTTGAACAAGCCAAGCAGTTTACTTTGGCAACTGATGTGAACGCTTTAGCCATCACCAAACTTGATGGTACAGCTAAAGGTGGTGTTGTGATTGGTGTTTCCGATCAATTTAAGATTCCGGTGAAGTATATTGGAATAGGTGAGGCGATGACTGACCTTCAGGTTTTCAACCGTGATGAATTTGTAGATTCGCTTTTCAGTTAG
- a CDS encoding M3 family metallopeptidase, with protein sequence MKTKNINPLLRPFDTVHHTAPFSQIEMAHYMPAFVEGIKLAKEDVDQIANNPEAASFENTIEAMEFIGELLDQVSSVFFNLNHADTCDEMQALAREVSPLLSEFSNDIVMNEALFARVKAVHDNKESLNLNAEQSMLLDKRYKSFVRSGANLEDDKKARIREISKELSQLTLQFGENVLAATNNFELNITDEKDLAGLPDGILEAAAATAKAKDKEGWVFTLQFPSYVPFMQYADNRELREKMFKVYSSRCFNDAFDNQEIIRKIVALRLEKVKLFDYPNYAQFVLEERMAETPGKVVNFLNELLEASMPKAKEEFEELQAYAKKIGADFELQRWDWAYYAEKLKTEKFQVNDELTRPYFELERVKQGIFDLATALYGLSFKLNTEIDKYHGEVDVYEVFDKKGDFLSVFYADFHPRDSKQGGAWMTSYREQFMQNGKDNRPHISIVCNFTRPTATKPSLLSFSEVTTFLHEFGHALHGMLSRCIYPSLSGTGVYRDFVELPSQFMENYAYEKEWLDKVAEHYETGEKIPADLVQKIIDSGNFHSGYAFVRQISFGLNDMAWHSIEKPIEDSVSEFETEAMQATELFPRLETSCMSPAFSHIFAGGYAAGYYGYKWAEVLDADAFAAFKEKGIFNSEMADAFRVELLEKGGSEHPMKLYKRFRGQEPSIEPLLKRSGLK encoded by the coding sequence ATGAAGACAAAAAATATAAACCCTTTATTGAGACCTTTTGATACGGTTCACCATACGGCTCCTTTTAGTCAAATTGAAATGGCGCACTATATGCCTGCTTTTGTTGAGGGGATTAAGCTTGCAAAAGAAGATGTTGATCAGATTGCGAATAATCCTGAGGCTGCCAGTTTTGAAAACACCATTGAGGCTATGGAATTTATTGGCGAATTACTGGATCAGGTCTCTTCTGTATTTTTCAATCTGAACCATGCGGATACGTGTGACGAAATGCAAGCATTAGCACGTGAAGTATCGCCTCTCTTAAGCGAATTCTCCAATGATATTGTTATGAATGAGGCTTTGTTCGCAAGAGTTAAGGCGGTTCATGATAATAAGGAATCATTGAATTTGAATGCGGAACAAAGCATGCTTTTGGATAAGCGATACAAATCATTTGTACGTTCCGGTGCGAATCTTGAAGACGACAAAAAGGCGCGTATTCGGGAAATTTCAAAAGAGCTCTCTCAACTCACTCTTCAGTTTGGGGAGAATGTATTGGCAGCAACCAATAATTTTGAACTGAACATTACGGATGAAAAAGATTTGGCGGGCTTGCCGGATGGTATTTTGGAAGCTGCAGCAGCTACCGCAAAAGCAAAAGATAAGGAAGGTTGGGTATTTACATTGCAATTCCCATCCTATGTGCCTTTTATGCAGTATGCCGACAATCGCGAATTGCGTGAGAAGATGTTCAAGGTTTATTCGTCGCGTTGTTTTAACGATGCGTTCGATAACCAGGAAATCATCAGAAAAATCGTGGCTTTGCGTTTAGAGAAAGTGAAACTATTCGACTATCCAAACTATGCTCAATTTGTTTTGGAGGAGCGCATGGCTGAGACTCCCGGCAAAGTGGTGAATTTCTTAAATGAATTGCTTGAAGCATCTATGCCAAAGGCGAAAGAGGAATTTGAGGAATTGCAAGCCTATGCTAAAAAAATTGGAGCTGATTTTGAGCTGCAACGTTGGGATTGGGCTTATTATGCTGAGAAATTGAAGACCGAAAAGTTTCAGGTGAATGATGAATTGACCCGTCCTTATTTTGAATTGGAGCGAGTGAAGCAAGGAATCTTCGATTTGGCTACCGCTTTGTATGGGTTGAGTTTTAAACTAAACACTGAAATTGATAAGTATCACGGTGAAGTCGATGTTTATGAGGTGTTTGATAAAAAGGGAGATTTCCTTTCTGTATTTTATGCCGACTTTCATCCTCGTGATTCAAAACAAGGGGGTGCCTGGATGACTTCCTATCGTGAACAGTTTATGCAAAATGGGAAGGATAATCGTCCTCATATTTCTATTGTGTGTAATTTTACACGTCCAACTGCAACCAAACCCTCTTTACTAAGCTTTTCAGAGGTGACAACTTTTTTACACGAGTTTGGTCATGCTTTGCATGGTATGCTTTCTCGTTGTATTTATCCTAGCTTGTCGGGAACTGGTGTGTATCGCGATTTTGTAGAACTGCCATCTCAGTTTATGGAGAATTACGCCTACGAAAAAGAGTGGTTGGATAAGGTTGCAGAACATTACGAAACAGGTGAAAAAATTCCTGCAGATTTGGTGCAGAAAATTATCGATAGTGGTAATTTCCATTCAGGATATGCTTTTGTTCGTCAGATCAGCTTTGGCTTGAATGATATGGCTTGGCATTCTATTGAAAAGCCAATTGAGGATTCTGTATCAGAATTTGAAACTGAGGCTATGCAGGCTACAGAGCTTTTCCCAAGACTTGAAACGTCTTGTATGAGCCCTGCGTTTTCGCATATTTTTGCAGGTGGATATGCTGCAGGGTACTATGGTTACAAGTGGGCCGAGGTACTCGATGCTGATGCCTTTGCTGCTTTTAAAGAAAAGGGCATATTCAATTCAGAAATGGCTGATGCTTTTAGAGTTGAATTACTTGAAAAAGGAGGAAGCGAACATCCGATGAAACTTTATAAGCGATTCAGAGGACAGGAACCTTCTATTGAGCCTTTGTTGAAACGCAGTGGTTTAAAATAA
- the rpmB gene encoding 50S ribosomal protein L28 encodes MSRVCQITGKSVMVGNNVSHSKRRTKRRFYPNLFDKKFYLPEEDRWIELRISAAGVRLINKLGVQGALKKAQEKGFIKNY; translated from the coding sequence ATGTCAAGAGTTTGTCAAATTACTGGAAAGAGCGTAATGGTGGGAAATAACGTTTCTCACTCAAAAAGAAGAACTAAGAGAAGATTTTATCCAAATCTATTCGATAAGAAGTTCTATCTTCCTGAGGAAGATCGCTGGATTGAATTAAGAATTTCTGCTGCCGGTGTACGTCTAATTAACAAATTAGGTGTTCAAGGTGCTTTGAAAAAAGCTCAAGAAAAAGGATTTATTAAAAATTATTAA
- the trpB gene encoding tryptophan synthase subunit beta, which produces MTFQNYFKNYPNEKGYFGEFGGSFIPPALEEEMKRINEAYYSISKSHEFISELRSIRKHFQGRPTPVYYCNRLSEKYGGRIYLKREDLNHSGAHKLNHCMGEALLAKYMGKKKLIAETGAGQHGVALATAAAYFGLECEIHMGEVDIAKEHPNVMRMKILGATVVPVSHGLKTLKEAVDSAFQAYLQDPVNTIYCIGSVVGPHPFPMMVREFQRVVGIEARDQFEEMTGELPDNIVACVGGGSNAMGIFSAFIDDKNVKLHGVEPAGHGIDKEGKHAATLTLGKPGVIHGFKCYMLQDEAGEPAPVYSVASGLDYPGVGPEHSMLKDLERAEYHHINDQECIDAFFELSRLEGIIPALESAHAIAYAIKLAKSNPKQSILVNLSGRGDKDLDYVIETYGLPE; this is translated from the coding sequence ATGACATTTCAAAACTATTTTAAAAATTACCCTAACGAAAAAGGTTATTTCGGTGAATTTGGCGGCAGCTTTATTCCTCCAGCCCTCGAAGAGGAAATGAAACGCATAAACGAAGCCTATTACTCAATTAGTAAATCGCATGAATTTATTTCGGAACTCAGAAGCATCCGAAAGCACTTTCAGGGGCGTCCAACACCAGTGTATTATTGTAACCGTTTATCAGAAAAATACGGCGGACGCATCTACTTAAAGCGTGAAGACCTAAACCATTCCGGTGCCCATAAATTAAACCACTGCATGGGTGAAGCTTTATTGGCAAAATATATGGGGAAAAAGAAGCTTATTGCAGAAACGGGTGCAGGCCAACACGGGGTTGCCTTAGCCACAGCTGCTGCTTACTTTGGATTGGAGTGTGAAATTCATATGGGAGAAGTTGATATTGCAAAAGAACATCCCAATGTCATGCGCATGAAAATACTTGGTGCGACCGTCGTCCCTGTAAGTCATGGATTAAAAACGCTGAAGGAAGCTGTTGATTCTGCATTTCAGGCCTACCTTCAAGATCCAGTCAATACCATCTACTGTATTGGCTCTGTCGTTGGTCCACACCCCTTCCCCATGATGGTTCGCGAATTCCAACGTGTTGTGGGAATTGAAGCCCGCGATCAATTTGAAGAAATGACAGGTGAATTACCCGACAATATTGTTGCTTGTGTAGGTGGTGGCAGTAATGCTATGGGCATATTCTCTGCTTTTATTGATGATAAAAACGTTAAACTTCATGGCGTAGAACCTGCAGGACATGGCATAGATAAAGAAGGAAAACATGCTGCAACACTGACTCTTGGCAAACCAGGTGTTATTCATGGTTTCAAATGCTATATGTTGCAAGATGAGGCTGGTGAACCGGCTCCTGTCTATTCTGTTGCCAGTGGTTTGGACTACCCTGGTGTTGGACCCGAGCACTCTATGCTTAAAGATTTAGAACGAGCAGAATATCATCATATCAATGATCAGGAATGTATTGACGCCTTTTTTGAATTAAGTCGATTGGAAGGTATTATTCCAGCTCTTGAGTCGGCACATGCCATAGCTTATGCTATAAAGTTAGCTAAGTCCAATCCAAAACAATCTATATTGGTTAATCTAAGTGGTAGAGGTGATAAAGATCTTGATTATGTAATTGAAACTTATGGTTTACCTGAATAA
- a CDS encoding MarC family protein, with amino-acid sequence MHFSFIEIVSAFMVLFAVIDIIGAIPILVDLKKKGGEIKALKASVVALVVLIGFTFLGEKLLGLFGVDISSFAIAGSFILFIMGVEMALGIEIIKYDGPSGVSIVPIAFPLVAGAGSFTSVVALRAEYALENIIIALVLNLAIVYIVLRSTSIVERFLGEGGIHILRKVFGIILLAISVKLFMTNVAVSIKTLIPMIKEVL; translated from the coding sequence ATGCATTTTAGTTTTATCGAGATCGTTTCTGCTTTCATGGTATTGTTTGCTGTTATTGATATTATTGGAGCCATTCCAATTCTTGTGGATTTGAAGAAAAAAGGGGGTGAAATTAAGGCACTAAAAGCAAGTGTTGTTGCCCTTGTCGTATTAATTGGATTCACGTTCTTGGGAGAGAAATTATTAGGGCTTTTTGGTGTGGATATTTCGAGTTTTGCCATAGCCGGTTCGTTTATTCTATTTATAATGGGGGTAGAGATGGCCTTGGGTATTGAGATTATTAAATATGATGGTCCTTCCGGAGTGTCTATTGTTCCGATTGCATTTCCTTTGGTTGCGGGAGCGGGATCGTTTACTTCGGTTGTTGCGCTTCGTGCAGAATATGCTCTTGAGAACATCATAATCGCCCTTGTTTTGAATTTAGCCATTGTTTATATCGTGTTAAGGTCGACTTCTATAGTGGAACGCTTTTTAGGAGAAGGAGGGATTCATATCCTTCGAAAAGTGTTTGGAATCATCCTGTTAGCCATTTCGGTTAAACTCTTTATGACCAACGTTGCGGTTTCAATAAAGACACTGATTCCTATGATAAAGGAAGTTTTATAG
- a CDS encoding DUF4295 domain-containing protein — protein MAKKVVASLQKGEGRGYAKVIKMVKSPKTGAYSFKEEIVPNANVKDFFAK, from the coding sequence ATGGCTAAGAAAGTAGTAGCATCCCTACAAAAAGGTGAAGGTCGTGGTTACGCTAAAGTAATCAAGATGGTTAAGTCACCTAAGACAGGAGCATATTCTTTTAAAGAAGAGATCGTTCCTAACGCTAATGTTAAAGATTTCTTTGCTAAATAG
- a CDS encoding Dabb family protein — translation MIKHIALFKFKSFESEEVKENYYKRIREVFDGLDKRVPEIKFLQIGFDELQGESSYDFVVNVVLENIEALPAYMNHPEHVKAAHIIREMAIDKKAIDYSF, via the coding sequence ATGATTAAACATATAGCCCTTTTTAAGTTTAAAAGCTTTGAGTCCGAAGAGGTCAAAGAGAATTATTACAAACGAATCAGAGAGGTTTTTGATGGACTCGATAAGCGAGTGCCTGAAATTAAATTCCTGCAAATTGGATTTGATGAGTTACAAGGCGAGTCATCCTACGATTTTGTTGTGAATGTGGTATTGGAGAATATTGAGGCTCTACCCGCATACATGAATCATCCCGAACACGTAAAAGCAGCCCATATTATTAGAGAAATGGCGATCGATAAAAAAGCAATCGATTACTCTTTTTAA
- a CDS encoding N-acetyltransferase: MIRKYKDSDIDAILEVWYQASRMAHPFLDADFMGMEKRKIRDVYIPNTTTWVYEKDDVILGFISMMGNEVGAIFVRPDMHGKGIGRKLMDYVATFFDVMEVEVFERNRVGRAFYDKYGFKLVETYIHKETSNKLLRLKYRK; encoded by the coding sequence ATGATAAGAAAATATAAGGACAGTGATATTGATGCAATATTGGAGGTTTGGTATCAGGCTTCACGAATGGCTCATCCATTTCTAGATGCTGATTTTATGGGAATGGAGAAGCGGAAGATTCGGGATGTTTATATTCCCAATACCACAACCTGGGTTTACGAAAAAGATGATGTCATTTTGGGATTCATTTCCATGATGGGAAATGAAGTGGGGGCTATTTTTGTCAGACCCGATATGCATGGAAAGGGGATAGGTCGTAAACTGATGGATTATGTCGCAACTTTTTTCGATGTGATGGAAGTTGAGGTCTTTGAAAGGAATAGAGTCGGAAGGGCTTTCTACGATAAATATGGATTTAAACTTGTTGAGACGTATATACATAAAGAAACAAGTAACAAATTGCTTCGTTTGAAATATCGAAAATAG
- the rimO gene encoding 30S ribosomal protein S12 methylthiotransferase RimO — MSQNKINIVSLGCSKNLVDTELLMKQLDANQFVVSCDEDNSDARTIIINTCGFIGDAKEESIDMILQYADAKKEGLIDTLFVMGCLSERYRDDLAVEIPEVDKFFGKFEWKSIVKELNKDYKPDFSNMRMITTPKHFAYLKISEGCNRGCSYCAIPIITGKHISRPVEEIVEEATNLAAGGVKEFLVIAQDLSYYGHDLYGKSMLAVLIEKLSEVEGLEWIKLHYAYPTQFPYDILKVMRENPKVCRYLDIALQHSSDNMLSLMRRGINREQTVELINRIREEVPGITLRTTMLVGHPGETEADMEDLKAFVQEMKFERLGVFPYSDEDDTYAAIHYTDDIPQEVKEARKDEIMELQQEISRQANQARIGENMKVIIDRKDDDFYYGRTEFDSYEVDPEVLISSENFDLKIGEMCEVEITDAEDYDLFAVVI; from the coding sequence ATGAGCCAAAATAAAATCAATATCGTTAGTTTAGGTTGTTCTAAAAATCTGGTAGATACCGAACTTTTGATGAAGCAGTTGGATGCGAACCAATTTGTGGTAAGCTGTGACGAAGACAATAGCGATGCCCGTACTATTATTATTAATACCTGTGGATTTATCGGCGATGCTAAAGAAGAATCTATCGATATGATTTTGCAATATGCCGATGCCAAGAAAGAGGGACTTATCGATACCCTTTTTGTTATGGGCTGCTTGTCTGAGCGCTATCGCGACGATTTGGCTGTTGAAATACCTGAGGTTGATAAGTTTTTTGGCAAGTTCGAATGGAAATCGATTGTTAAGGAACTTAACAAAGACTATAAGCCTGATTTCTCGAACATGAGAATGATTACCACGCCCAAGCATTTTGCTTATTTGAAGATATCAGAGGGCTGTAATCGTGGCTGTTCGTATTGTGCGATTCCAATTATTACCGGGAAGCACATTTCCCGTCCGGTTGAAGAAATTGTTGAAGAAGCAACTAACCTGGCTGCTGGCGGTGTGAAAGAGTTTTTGGTTATTGCTCAGGATCTATCGTATTACGGGCACGATTTATATGGCAAATCGATGTTGGCTGTGCTGATTGAGAAGCTGTCAGAAGTAGAAGGTTTGGAGTGGATTAAGTTGCACTACGCTTATCCAACACAATTCCCCTATGATATTCTTAAGGTGATGCGCGAAAATCCAAAGGTGTGTCGTTATTTGGATATTGCACTTCAGCATTCAAGTGATAATATGCTGTCTTTAATGCGTCGGGGAATCAATCGTGAGCAAACGGTTGAATTAATCAATCGGATTAGAGAAGAAGTTCCAGGAATCACTTTGCGTACAACCATGTTGGTTGGGCATCCTGGCGAAACGGAGGCTGATATGGAAGATTTGAAAGCATTTGTTCAGGAAATGAAGTTTGAGCGTTTGGGTGTTTTCCCTTATTCAGACGAGGATGATACCTATGCTGCTATTCATTACACTGATGATATACCTCAAGAGGTTAAAGAGGCACGTAAGGATGAAATTATGGAGCTTCAGCAGGAAATTTCGCGCCAAGCGAATCAGGCTAGAATTGGTGAAAACATGAAAGTGATTATCGACCGCAAGGATGATGATTTTTATTATGGACGTACTGAGTTTGATTCTTACGAAGTTGATCCAGAGGTGCTCATTTCAAGTGAGAACTTTGACCTTAAAATAGGTGAGATGTGTGAAGTTGAAATAACCGATGCCGAAGATTACGATTTGTTCGCTGTTGTTATCTAA